A window from Sebastes fasciatus isolate fSebFas1 chromosome 22, fSebFas1.pri, whole genome shotgun sequence encodes these proteins:
- the LOC141760714 gene encoding transmembrane protein 272-like isoform X1 — MRCQYIHSRQGGDTPRRHSHTQKDLSYTMAESDVYQRIRTPPKPPGVIIVCTQVIMGLMPLAQLVVGAMYQHDCPRQPYIPIYLLVMGIVSLVLNVLSILPCCANFGNQSKAWGCLVSLFFFCWFIAGNVWIYSIYEPNYNNTISSMDTYCNKTLYLFAFWTTNLFYILLGFVLFSSCCSAMCCNE, encoded by the exons ATGAG ATGTCAATACATCCATAGCCGTCAGGGAGGAGATACACCGAGGagacactctcacacacagaaaG ATTTATCATACACAATGGCAGAGAGTGACGTATATCAACGCATCCGCACCCCTCCTAAACCTCCAGGAGTAATAATAG TATGTACCCAGGTGATTATGGGTTTAATGCCCCTTGCTCAGCTAGTAGTAG GAGCAATGTACCAACATGACTGCCCGAGGCAGCCCTACATCCCCATCTATCTGCTGGTGATGGGAATCGTCTCCCTGGTGCTGAATGTGCTCTCCATCCTGCCCTGCTGCGCCAACTTTGGGAATCAGAGCAAGGCCTGGGGCTGCTTAgtgtctctcttcttcttctgctggtTCATCGCTG GTAATGTGTGGATTTACTCCATCTATGAACCCAACTACAACAACACAATATCCAGCATGGATACCTACTGCAACAAGACCCTCTACCTGTTTGCCTTCTGGACCaccaacctcttctacatcctaCTCGGTTTCGTCCTTTTCTCTAGCTGCTGCTCTGCTATGTGCTGcaatgaataa
- the LOC141760714 gene encoding transmembrane protein 272-like isoform X3, giving the protein MAESDVYQRIRTPPKPPGVIIVCTQVIMGLMPLAQLVVGAMYQHDCPRQPYIPIYLLVMGIVSLVLNVLSILPCCANFGNQSKAWGCLVSLFFFCWFIAGNVWIYSIYEPNYNNTISSMDTYCNKTLYLFAFWTTNLFYILLGFVLFSSCCSAMCCNE; this is encoded by the exons ATGGCAGAGAGTGACGTATATCAACGCATCCGCACCCCTCCTAAACCTCCAGGAGTAATAATAG TATGTACCCAGGTGATTATGGGTTTAATGCCCCTTGCTCAGCTAGTAGTAG GAGCAATGTACCAACATGACTGCCCGAGGCAGCCCTACATCCCCATCTATCTGCTGGTGATGGGAATCGTCTCCCTGGTGCTGAATGTGCTCTCCATCCTGCCCTGCTGCGCCAACTTTGGGAATCAGAGCAAGGCCTGGGGCTGCTTAgtgtctctcttcttcttctgctggtTCATCGCTG GTAATGTGTGGATTTACTCCATCTATGAACCCAACTACAACAACACAATATCCAGCATGGATACCTACTGCAACAAGACCCTCTACCTGTTTGCCTTCTGGACCaccaacctcttctacatcctaCTCGGTTTCGTCCTTTTCTCTAGCTGCTGCTCTGCTATGTGCTGcaatgaataa
- the LOC141760714 gene encoding transmembrane protein 272-like isoform X4 has protein sequence MRCQYIHSRQGGDTPRRHSHTQKGAMYQHDCPRQPYIPIYLLVMGIVSLVLNVLSILPCCANFGNQSKAWGCLVSLFFFCWFIAGNVWIYSIYEPNYNNTISSMDTYCNKTLYLFAFWTTNLFYILLGFVLFSSCCSAMCCNE, from the exons ATGAG ATGTCAATACATCCATAGCCGTCAGGGAGGAGATACACCGAGGagacactctcacacacagaaaG GAGCAATGTACCAACATGACTGCCCGAGGCAGCCCTACATCCCCATCTATCTGCTGGTGATGGGAATCGTCTCCCTGGTGCTGAATGTGCTCTCCATCCTGCCCTGCTGCGCCAACTTTGGGAATCAGAGCAAGGCCTGGGGCTGCTTAgtgtctctcttcttcttctgctggtTCATCGCTG GTAATGTGTGGATTTACTCCATCTATGAACCCAACTACAACAACACAATATCCAGCATGGATACCTACTGCAACAAGACCCTCTACCTGTTTGCCTTCTGGACCaccaacctcttctacatcctaCTCGGTTTCGTCCTTTTCTCTAGCTGCTGCTCTGCTATGTGCTGcaatgaataa
- the LOC141760714 gene encoding transmembrane protein 272-like isoform X2 yields the protein MRCQYIHSRQGGDTPRRHSHTQKDLSYTMAESDVYQRIRTPPKPPGVIIGAMYQHDCPRQPYIPIYLLVMGIVSLVLNVLSILPCCANFGNQSKAWGCLVSLFFFCWFIAGNVWIYSIYEPNYNNTISSMDTYCNKTLYLFAFWTTNLFYILLGFVLFSSCCSAMCCNE from the exons ATGAG ATGTCAATACATCCATAGCCGTCAGGGAGGAGATACACCGAGGagacactctcacacacagaaaG ATTTATCATACACAATGGCAGAGAGTGACGTATATCAACGCATCCGCACCCCTCCTAAACCTCCAGGAGTAATAATAG GAGCAATGTACCAACATGACTGCCCGAGGCAGCCCTACATCCCCATCTATCTGCTGGTGATGGGAATCGTCTCCCTGGTGCTGAATGTGCTCTCCATCCTGCCCTGCTGCGCCAACTTTGGGAATCAGAGCAAGGCCTGGGGCTGCTTAgtgtctctcttcttcttctgctggtTCATCGCTG GTAATGTGTGGATTTACTCCATCTATGAACCCAACTACAACAACACAATATCCAGCATGGATACCTACTGCAACAAGACCCTCTACCTGTTTGCCTTCTGGACCaccaacctcttctacatcctaCTCGGTTTCGTCCTTTTCTCTAGCTGCTGCTCTGCTATGTGCTGcaatgaataa